A window from Argopecten irradians isolate NY chromosome 3, Ai_NY, whole genome shotgun sequence encodes these proteins:
- the LOC138318875 gene encoding ribosome-binding protein 1-like isoform X6, with product MIMDPHTVIIGIAVFCVSALMIYLISMFGIKEKTFEEALAEQKQRLEDEKQKEKSLKKAEKEKKKFRKPKEKPKEKGLQVSEPELKEPKMVNLDIDPEIIEPLTEAASTEGKRPQSSKKKAPKSILHNKNEEPHVAKETQQVIHHIPVPKDELEILHDLEKDSKDGKKDKSVPKTSKKGKEEAKATPKRPVVTEEEIIVQKFEKVSHSASYSSPESKMRIDPNQLVANLHTASLSDSEIQNLIEVLLNKQGGASSSWNKKTQKGDDVKLLRKQLEEKERALQEEQKLAMHANACLSKEKAGYNSLEKQYQEKIAVQNSEIQALRSKMQHSIEQHMMERSSMQTRLQQLERQAGDQSLAQKLSEENKILKENLKRAESETVPQKTYASLTQQLQIIQEELSKNVARNTAAENAKKTLEEKLTKKDAELAKLKGSEKEVEGVVTKKLDEVNKLLRKTEAENATLTTNLKAAEKECSTVKGRLQELEMALSGNDNTSKALEEKLQGAEKAKSNVEASLKVTEKKLVDAEQQKAKLEKEFEDAKKQKSDMEANLKSTEQKLTDMEQIQTKLQTDFEAAEKVKSDMKSSLDNMEQKLSESEQNKDKLQNEIEVLKQENSTLSQEMMVVKETAVKTAGAPNGDIHDEPSENKIAVSQHEKIVSEKETEIKRLEADMEAKLTEVSKLQSEVDKQKKKNNDESTALVTDTEKYDKTVLQKIFPDISVNTNLVHKEWMTCFEKEAIVQLQNLSKTTESVAKSEAKVTDLKGQVSSLEAQVQEYKSNVSSLSTTYEGKVKDLEEKNSSLQSEVQRLKAESSNKSSSEARVAELEESNKTLEQQVQENKQLLSTSTASYEAKVKALEEKNSNLQSKVDTLSAESSNVSTSDSRVTELEESNKKLETQVQEYLNVLATTESKLQQLENSVEGEEKKWHDKLQSVQIDLEQAKQEVSSLQEELQKSQANTEALSELEFAYRCLEKSLTQITDEMKEKVLSLEGQLKISEDKCSQLQSQVEESEEKASKLQESAKSTSNEDDLLKQIEELKKLLAEESKKSKNLATTNVRLNGIIKTGQDSLAQEQALVDKLKTEMEKSKGSNGAAPNSEIEQLRAKLEEKEKQLEKELVAKKQLSQRLAQLGVMASSQGNDLGTSV from the exons atgataatggaTCCCCACACTGTTATCATCGGCATTGCAGTGTTCTGCGTGTCTGCGTTGATGATTTATCTTATatctatgtttggaataaaaGAGAAAACTTTTGAAGAAGCTTTAGCTGAACAGAAGCAAAGACTTGAAGATGAAAAGCAGAAAGAGAAAAGCCTAAAGAAGGcagagaaagaaaagaaaaagtttaGAAAGCCTAAAGAGAAACCTAAAGAAAAGGGTCTTCAGGTTTCAGAGCCTGAATTGAAAGAACCAAAGATGGTTAATTTGGATATTGATCCTGAAATTATTGAGCCACTTACAGAAGCAGCTAGTACTGAAGGTAAACGTCCTCAAAGTTCAAAGAAGAAAGCCCCAAAATCTATCTTGCACAACAAGAATGAGGAGCCACATGTAGCAAAGGAAACGCAGCAAGTGATTCATCATATCCCTGTACCTAAAGATGAGTTGGAAATTCTTCATGATCTAGAAAAAGATTCAAAGGATGGAAAGAAGGACAAGTCTGTTCCAAAAACATCTAAGAAAGGCAAAGAGGAAGCAAAAGCAACCCCAAAGAGACCTGTAGTCACAGAAGAGGAGATTATTGTTCAAAAATTTGAGAAAGTGTCACATTCTGCATCTTACTCAAGCCCAGAATCCAAAATGAGaa tTGATCCTAATCAGCTTGTGGCCAATCTCCACACAGCTTCCCTCTCTGACTCAGAAATACAGAATTTGATTGAGGTCCTCCTGAACAAACAGGGAGGAGCCAGTTCATCTTGGAATAAG AAAACGCAGAAAGGTGATGATGTTAAATTGCTCCGTAAACAGCTGGAAGAAAAAGAGCGTGCCCTGCAAGAAG AACAAAAGCTGGCAATGCATGCCAATGCTTGTCTATCAAAGGAAAAAGCTGGATACAACAGCCTGGAAAAACAGTACCAGGAAAAGATAGCTGTACAAAACTCTGAGATTCAAGCTCTTCGATCCAAGATGCAACACTCTATTGAACAACACATGATGGAGCGCAGCTCCATGCAGACTCGCTTGCAACAACTTGAACGCCAAGCGGGGGATCAGAGCCTTGCACAGAAACTCAGTGAG GAAAATAAGATTTTGAAAGAAAACCTGAAAAGAGCAGA GTCAGAGACAGTGCCCCAGAAGACTTATGCAAGTCTGACACAGCAGCTACAGATTATACAGGAGGAACTCTCGAAGAATGTGGCAAGGAATACTGCCGCAGAGAATGCCAAAAAGACTCTAGAGGAAAAACTCACAAAGAAGGACGCAGAACTGGCTAAGCTTAAAGGATCAGAG AAAGAGGTTGAGGGTGTTGTAACCAAGAAACTGGATGAAGTAAACAAACTTTTGAGAAAGACGGAAGCAGAAAATGCCACTTTGACTACTAATTTGAAAGCAGCTGAAAAGGAATGTTCAACAGTGAAGGGCCGACTACAGGAATTAGAAATGGCTCTATCTGGTAACGACAACACATCAAAGGCATTGGAGGAGAAACTTCAG gGTGCTGAAAAAGCCAAATCTAATGTTGAGGCCAGTCTGAAGGTAACGGAGAAGAAGTTAGTGGATGCCGAGCAACAGAAGGCTAAACTTGAGAAGGAATTTGAG GATGCTAAGAAGCAAAAGTCTGATATGGAGGCAAACCTGAAATCTACCGAACAGAAACTgacagatatggaacaaatccAGACAAAATTACAGACAGATTTCGAG GCTGCAGAGAAGGTGAAAAGTGATATGAAGTCAAGTCTGGATAATATGGAGCAGAAATTATCTGAGTCTGAACAAAACAAGGACAAACTTCAGAATGAGATTGAG gtTTTGAAGCAAGAAAACTCGACCCTTTCACAGGAAATGATGGTGGTGAAGGAGACAGCAGTGAAGACAGCTGGAGCTCCTAATGGAGACATCCATGATGAACCATCTGAGAACAAAATTGCTGTTTCCCAAcatgaaaaaat AGTTTCAGAGAAGGAAACAGAAATTAAGAGGCTGGAGGCTGATATGGAGGCCAAGCTCACAGAGGTGTCTAAGCTGCAAAGCGAGGTGGATAAAcagaagaagaaaaacaat GATGAAAGTACAGCATTGGTGACAGACAcagaaaaatatgataaaacagTATTACAGAAAATATTTCCAGATATTTCTGTCAACACAAATTTG GTCCATAAAGAATGGATGACTTGTTTTGAGAAAGAGGCAATAGTGCAATTACAAAATCTTTCAAAGACCACTGAATCt GTTGCAAAGTCAGAAGCCAAAGTAACAGACCTGAAAGGTCAAGTGAGCAGTCTAGAAGCTCAAGTACAGGAATATAAGTCCAACGTGTCTTCTTTA AGTACTACTTATGAGGGAAAAGTCAAAGATTTAGAAGAGAAAAACAGTAGTTTACAATCTGAGGTCCAAAGATTAAAGGCAGAATCATCAAAT AAGTCAAGTTCAGAAGCCAGAGTTGCTGAATTAGAAGAAAGTAATAAAACATTAGAACAACAAGTCCAAGAAAATAAGCAACTTCTAAGCACATCA actGCCAGTTATGAAGCCAAAGTCAAAGCATTAGAAGAGAAAAATAGTAATTTACAGTCCAAGGTTGACACACTTAGTGCAGAATCatcaaat GTGTCAACTTCAGACTCAAGGGTGACAGAACTAGAAGAAAGCAATAAAAAATTAGAGACTCAAGTCCAAGAGTATTTAAATGTTCTAGCTACAACA GAGTCTAAGTTACAGCAGTTGGAGAACAGTGTCGAGGGTGAGGAGAAAAAGTGGCATGACAAGCTACAGTCTGTACAAATAGATTTAGAACAG GCAAAACAGGAGGTTTCATCATTACAGGAGGAGTTACAGAAATCACAAGCCAACACAGAG GCACTAAGTGAATTGGAGTTTGCTTATCGATGTCTAGAGAAAAGTTTGACGCAAATAACTGATGAG ATGAAAGAGAAAGTTTTAAGTCTAGAGGGCCAGTTGAAAATATCTGAAGACAAGTGTTCACAGTTGCAGAGTCAAGTTGAAGAG AGTGAAGAGAAAGCAAGTAAGCTTCAGGAGTCTGCGAAATCCACAAGTAATGAAGATGATTTACTAAAG
- the LOC138318875 gene encoding ribosome-binding protein 1-like isoform X1 — protein MIMDPHTVIIGIAVFCVSALMIYLISMFGIKEKTFEEALAEQKQRLEDEKQKEKSLKKAEKEKKKFRKPKEKPKEKGLQVSEPELKEPKMVNLDIDPEIIEPLTEAASTEGKRPQSSKKKAPKSILHNKNEEPHVAKETQQVIHHIPVPKDELEILHDLEKDSKDGKKDKSVPKTSKKGKEEAKATPKRPVVTEEEIIVQKFEKVSHSASYSSPESKMRIDPNQLVANLHTASLSDSEIQNLIEVLLNKQGGASSSWNKKTQKGDDVKLLRKQLEEKERALQEEQKLAMHANACLSKEKAGYNSLEKQYQEKIAVQNSEIQALRSKMQHSIEQHMMERSSMQTRLQQLERQAGDQSLAQKLSEENKILKENLKRAESETVPQKTYASLTQQLQIIQEELSKNVARNTAAENAKKTLEEKLTKKDAELAKLKGSEKEVEGVVTKKLDEVNKLLRKTEAENATLTTNLKAAEKECSTVKGRLQELEMALSGNDNTSKALEEKLQGAEKAKSNVEASLKVTEKKLVDAEQQKAKLEKEFEDAKKQKSDMEANLKSTEQKLTDMEQIQTKLQTDFEAAEKVKSDMKSSLDNMEQKLSESEQNKDKLQNEIEVLKQENSTLSQEMMVVKETAVKTAGAPNGDIHDEPSENKIAVSQHEKIVSEKETEIKRLEADMEAKLTEVSKLQSEVDKQKKKNNDLRQKNWEAMEALQKAEKSVTHQVLSAVKDTKDESTALVTDTEKYDKTVLQKIFPDISVNTNLVHKEWMTCFEKEAIVQLQNLSKTTESVAKSEAKVTDLKGQVSSLEAQVQEYKSNVSSLSTTYEGKVKDLEEKNSSLQSEVQRLKAESSNKSSSEARVAELEESNKTLEQQVQENKQLLSTSTASYEAKVKALEEKNSNLQSKVDTLSAESSNVSTSDSRVTELEESNKKLETQVQEYLNVLATTESKLQQLENSVEGEEKKWHDKLQSVQIDLEQAKQEVSSLQEELQKSQANTEALSELEFAYRCLEKSLTQITDEMKEKVLSLEGQLKISEDKCSQLQSQVEESEEKASKLQESAKSTSNEDDLLKQIEELKKLLAEESKKSKNLATTNVRLNGIIKTGQDSLAQEQALVDKLKTEMEKSKGSNGAAPNSEIEQLRAKLEEKEKQLEKELVAKKQLSQRLAQLGVMASSQGNDLGTSV, from the exons atgataatggaTCCCCACACTGTTATCATCGGCATTGCAGTGTTCTGCGTGTCTGCGTTGATGATTTATCTTATatctatgtttggaataaaaGAGAAAACTTTTGAAGAAGCTTTAGCTGAACAGAAGCAAAGACTTGAAGATGAAAAGCAGAAAGAGAAAAGCCTAAAGAAGGcagagaaagaaaagaaaaagtttaGAAAGCCTAAAGAGAAACCTAAAGAAAAGGGTCTTCAGGTTTCAGAGCCTGAATTGAAAGAACCAAAGATGGTTAATTTGGATATTGATCCTGAAATTATTGAGCCACTTACAGAAGCAGCTAGTACTGAAGGTAAACGTCCTCAAAGTTCAAAGAAGAAAGCCCCAAAATCTATCTTGCACAACAAGAATGAGGAGCCACATGTAGCAAAGGAAACGCAGCAAGTGATTCATCATATCCCTGTACCTAAAGATGAGTTGGAAATTCTTCATGATCTAGAAAAAGATTCAAAGGATGGAAAGAAGGACAAGTCTGTTCCAAAAACATCTAAGAAAGGCAAAGAGGAAGCAAAAGCAACCCCAAAGAGACCTGTAGTCACAGAAGAGGAGATTATTGTTCAAAAATTTGAGAAAGTGTCACATTCTGCATCTTACTCAAGCCCAGAATCCAAAATGAGaa tTGATCCTAATCAGCTTGTGGCCAATCTCCACACAGCTTCCCTCTCTGACTCAGAAATACAGAATTTGATTGAGGTCCTCCTGAACAAACAGGGAGGAGCCAGTTCATCTTGGAATAAG AAAACGCAGAAAGGTGATGATGTTAAATTGCTCCGTAAACAGCTGGAAGAAAAAGAGCGTGCCCTGCAAGAAG AACAAAAGCTGGCAATGCATGCCAATGCTTGTCTATCAAAGGAAAAAGCTGGATACAACAGCCTGGAAAAACAGTACCAGGAAAAGATAGCTGTACAAAACTCTGAGATTCAAGCTCTTCGATCCAAGATGCAACACTCTATTGAACAACACATGATGGAGCGCAGCTCCATGCAGACTCGCTTGCAACAACTTGAACGCCAAGCGGGGGATCAGAGCCTTGCACAGAAACTCAGTGAG GAAAATAAGATTTTGAAAGAAAACCTGAAAAGAGCAGA GTCAGAGACAGTGCCCCAGAAGACTTATGCAAGTCTGACACAGCAGCTACAGATTATACAGGAGGAACTCTCGAAGAATGTGGCAAGGAATACTGCCGCAGAGAATGCCAAAAAGACTCTAGAGGAAAAACTCACAAAGAAGGACGCAGAACTGGCTAAGCTTAAAGGATCAGAG AAAGAGGTTGAGGGTGTTGTAACCAAGAAACTGGATGAAGTAAACAAACTTTTGAGAAAGACGGAAGCAGAAAATGCCACTTTGACTACTAATTTGAAAGCAGCTGAAAAGGAATGTTCAACAGTGAAGGGCCGACTACAGGAATTAGAAATGGCTCTATCTGGTAACGACAACACATCAAAGGCATTGGAGGAGAAACTTCAG gGTGCTGAAAAAGCCAAATCTAATGTTGAGGCCAGTCTGAAGGTAACGGAGAAGAAGTTAGTGGATGCCGAGCAACAGAAGGCTAAACTTGAGAAGGAATTTGAG GATGCTAAGAAGCAAAAGTCTGATATGGAGGCAAACCTGAAATCTACCGAACAGAAACTgacagatatggaacaaatccAGACAAAATTACAGACAGATTTCGAG GCTGCAGAGAAGGTGAAAAGTGATATGAAGTCAAGTCTGGATAATATGGAGCAGAAATTATCTGAGTCTGAACAAAACAAGGACAAACTTCAGAATGAGATTGAG gtTTTGAAGCAAGAAAACTCGACCCTTTCACAGGAAATGATGGTGGTGAAGGAGACAGCAGTGAAGACAGCTGGAGCTCCTAATGGAGACATCCATGATGAACCATCTGAGAACAAAATTGCTGTTTCCCAAcatgaaaaaat AGTTTCAGAGAAGGAAACAGAAATTAAGAGGCTGGAGGCTGATATGGAGGCCAAGCTCACAGAGGTGTCTAAGCTGCAAAGCGAGGTGGATAAAcagaagaagaaaaacaat GATTTGAGGCAAAAGAATTGGGAGGCAATGGAAGCCTTACAAAAGGCAGAAAAGTCAGTAACACATCAAGTTCTATCTGCTGTCAAAGATACAAAG GATGAAAGTACAGCATTGGTGACAGACAcagaaaaatatgataaaacagTATTACAGAAAATATTTCCAGATATTTCTGTCAACACAAATTTG GTCCATAAAGAATGGATGACTTGTTTTGAGAAAGAGGCAATAGTGCAATTACAAAATCTTTCAAAGACCACTGAATCt GTTGCAAAGTCAGAAGCCAAAGTAACAGACCTGAAAGGTCAAGTGAGCAGTCTAGAAGCTCAAGTACAGGAATATAAGTCCAACGTGTCTTCTTTA AGTACTACTTATGAGGGAAAAGTCAAAGATTTAGAAGAGAAAAACAGTAGTTTACAATCTGAGGTCCAAAGATTAAAGGCAGAATCATCAAAT AAGTCAAGTTCAGAAGCCAGAGTTGCTGAATTAGAAGAAAGTAATAAAACATTAGAACAACAAGTCCAAGAAAATAAGCAACTTCTAAGCACATCA actGCCAGTTATGAAGCCAAAGTCAAAGCATTAGAAGAGAAAAATAGTAATTTACAGTCCAAGGTTGACACACTTAGTGCAGAATCatcaaat GTGTCAACTTCAGACTCAAGGGTGACAGAACTAGAAGAAAGCAATAAAAAATTAGAGACTCAAGTCCAAGAGTATTTAAATGTTCTAGCTACAACA GAGTCTAAGTTACAGCAGTTGGAGAACAGTGTCGAGGGTGAGGAGAAAAAGTGGCATGACAAGCTACAGTCTGTACAAATAGATTTAGAACAG GCAAAACAGGAGGTTTCATCATTACAGGAGGAGTTACAGAAATCACAAGCCAACACAGAG GCACTAAGTGAATTGGAGTTTGCTTATCGATGTCTAGAGAAAAGTTTGACGCAAATAACTGATGAG ATGAAAGAGAAAGTTTTAAGTCTAGAGGGCCAGTTGAAAATATCTGAAGACAAGTGTTCACAGTTGCAGAGTCAAGTTGAAGAG AGTGAAGAGAAAGCAAGTAAGCTTCAGGAGTCTGCGAAATCCACAAGTAATGAAGATGATTTACTAAAG
- the LOC138318875 gene encoding ribosome-binding protein 1-like isoform X2: protein MIMDPHTVIIGIAVFCVSALMIYLISMFGIKEKTFEEALAEQKQRLEDEKQKEKSLKKAEKEKKKFRKPKEKPKEKGLQVSEPELKEPKMVNLDIDPEIIEPLTEAASTEGKRPQSSKKKAPKSILHNKNEEPHVAKETQQVIHHIPVPKDELEILHDLEKDSKDGKKDKSVPKTSKKGKEEAKATPKRPVVTEEEIIVQKFEKVSHSASYSSPESKMRIDPNQLVANLHTASLSDSEIQNLIEVLLNKQGGASSSWNKKTQKGDDVKLLRKQLEEKERALQEEQKLAMHANACLSKEKAGYNSLEKQYQEKIAVQNSEIQALRSKMQHSIEQHMMERSSMQTRLQQLERQAGDQSLAQKLSEENKILKENLKRAESETVPQKTYASLTQQLQIIQEELSKNVARNTAAENAKKTLEEKLTKKDAELAKLKGSEKEVEGVVTKKLDEVNKLLRKTEAENATLTTNLKAAEKECSTVKGRLQELEMALSGNDNTSKALEEKLQGAEKAKSNVEASLKVTEKKLVDAEQQKAKLEKEFEDAKKQKSDMEANLKSTEQKLTDMEQIQTKLQTDFEAAEKVKSDMKSSLDNMEQKLSESEQNKDKLQNEIEVLKQENSTLSQEMMVVKETAVKTAGAPNGDIHDEPSENKIAVSQHEKIVSEKETEIKRLEADMEAKLTEVSKLQSEVDKQKKKNNDLRQKNWEAMEALQKAEKSVTHQVLSAVKDTKDESTALVTDTEKYDKTVLQKIFPDISVNTNLVHKEWMTCFEKEAIVQLQNLSKTTESVAKSEAKVTDLKGQVSSLEAQVQEYKSNVSSLSTTYEGKVKDLEEKNSSLQSEVQRLKAESSNKSSSEARVAELEESNKTLEQQVQENKQLLSTSTASYEAKVKALEEKNSNLQSKVDTLSAESSNVSTSDSRVTELEESNKKLETQVQEYLNVLATTESKLQQLENSVEGEEKKWHDKLQSVQIDLEQAKQEVSSLQEELQKSQANTEALSELEFAYRCLEKSLTQITDEMKEKVLSLEGQLKISEDKCSQLQSQVEESEEKASKLQESAKSTSNEDDLLKQIEELKKLLAEESKKSKNLATTNVRLNGIIKTGQDSLAQEQALVDKLKTEMEKSKGSNGAAPNSEIEQLRAKLEEKEKQLEKELVAKKQLSQRLASSQGNDLGTSV, encoded by the exons atgataatggaTCCCCACACTGTTATCATCGGCATTGCAGTGTTCTGCGTGTCTGCGTTGATGATTTATCTTATatctatgtttggaataaaaGAGAAAACTTTTGAAGAAGCTTTAGCTGAACAGAAGCAAAGACTTGAAGATGAAAAGCAGAAAGAGAAAAGCCTAAAGAAGGcagagaaagaaaagaaaaagtttaGAAAGCCTAAAGAGAAACCTAAAGAAAAGGGTCTTCAGGTTTCAGAGCCTGAATTGAAAGAACCAAAGATGGTTAATTTGGATATTGATCCTGAAATTATTGAGCCACTTACAGAAGCAGCTAGTACTGAAGGTAAACGTCCTCAAAGTTCAAAGAAGAAAGCCCCAAAATCTATCTTGCACAACAAGAATGAGGAGCCACATGTAGCAAAGGAAACGCAGCAAGTGATTCATCATATCCCTGTACCTAAAGATGAGTTGGAAATTCTTCATGATCTAGAAAAAGATTCAAAGGATGGAAAGAAGGACAAGTCTGTTCCAAAAACATCTAAGAAAGGCAAAGAGGAAGCAAAAGCAACCCCAAAGAGACCTGTAGTCACAGAAGAGGAGATTATTGTTCAAAAATTTGAGAAAGTGTCACATTCTGCATCTTACTCAAGCCCAGAATCCAAAATGAGaa tTGATCCTAATCAGCTTGTGGCCAATCTCCACACAGCTTCCCTCTCTGACTCAGAAATACAGAATTTGATTGAGGTCCTCCTGAACAAACAGGGAGGAGCCAGTTCATCTTGGAATAAG AAAACGCAGAAAGGTGATGATGTTAAATTGCTCCGTAAACAGCTGGAAGAAAAAGAGCGTGCCCTGCAAGAAG AACAAAAGCTGGCAATGCATGCCAATGCTTGTCTATCAAAGGAAAAAGCTGGATACAACAGCCTGGAAAAACAGTACCAGGAAAAGATAGCTGTACAAAACTCTGAGATTCAAGCTCTTCGATCCAAGATGCAACACTCTATTGAACAACACATGATGGAGCGCAGCTCCATGCAGACTCGCTTGCAACAACTTGAACGCCAAGCGGGGGATCAGAGCCTTGCACAGAAACTCAGTGAG GAAAATAAGATTTTGAAAGAAAACCTGAAAAGAGCAGA GTCAGAGACAGTGCCCCAGAAGACTTATGCAAGTCTGACACAGCAGCTACAGATTATACAGGAGGAACTCTCGAAGAATGTGGCAAGGAATACTGCCGCAGAGAATGCCAAAAAGACTCTAGAGGAAAAACTCACAAAGAAGGACGCAGAACTGGCTAAGCTTAAAGGATCAGAG AAAGAGGTTGAGGGTGTTGTAACCAAGAAACTGGATGAAGTAAACAAACTTTTGAGAAAGACGGAAGCAGAAAATGCCACTTTGACTACTAATTTGAAAGCAGCTGAAAAGGAATGTTCAACAGTGAAGGGCCGACTACAGGAATTAGAAATGGCTCTATCTGGTAACGACAACACATCAAAGGCATTGGAGGAGAAACTTCAG gGTGCTGAAAAAGCCAAATCTAATGTTGAGGCCAGTCTGAAGGTAACGGAGAAGAAGTTAGTGGATGCCGAGCAACAGAAGGCTAAACTTGAGAAGGAATTTGAG GATGCTAAGAAGCAAAAGTCTGATATGGAGGCAAACCTGAAATCTACCGAACAGAAACTgacagatatggaacaaatccAGACAAAATTACAGACAGATTTCGAG GCTGCAGAGAAGGTGAAAAGTGATATGAAGTCAAGTCTGGATAATATGGAGCAGAAATTATCTGAGTCTGAACAAAACAAGGACAAACTTCAGAATGAGATTGAG gtTTTGAAGCAAGAAAACTCGACCCTTTCACAGGAAATGATGGTGGTGAAGGAGACAGCAGTGAAGACAGCTGGAGCTCCTAATGGAGACATCCATGATGAACCATCTGAGAACAAAATTGCTGTTTCCCAAcatgaaaaaat AGTTTCAGAGAAGGAAACAGAAATTAAGAGGCTGGAGGCTGATATGGAGGCCAAGCTCACAGAGGTGTCTAAGCTGCAAAGCGAGGTGGATAAAcagaagaagaaaaacaat GATTTGAGGCAAAAGAATTGGGAGGCAATGGAAGCCTTACAAAAGGCAGAAAAGTCAGTAACACATCAAGTTCTATCTGCTGTCAAAGATACAAAG GATGAAAGTACAGCATTGGTGACAGACAcagaaaaatatgataaaacagTATTACAGAAAATATTTCCAGATATTTCTGTCAACACAAATTTG GTCCATAAAGAATGGATGACTTGTTTTGAGAAAGAGGCAATAGTGCAATTACAAAATCTTTCAAAGACCACTGAATCt GTTGCAAAGTCAGAAGCCAAAGTAACAGACCTGAAAGGTCAAGTGAGCAGTCTAGAAGCTCAAGTACAGGAATATAAGTCCAACGTGTCTTCTTTA AGTACTACTTATGAGGGAAAAGTCAAAGATTTAGAAGAGAAAAACAGTAGTTTACAATCTGAGGTCCAAAGATTAAAGGCAGAATCATCAAAT AAGTCAAGTTCAGAAGCCAGAGTTGCTGAATTAGAAGAAAGTAATAAAACATTAGAACAACAAGTCCAAGAAAATAAGCAACTTCTAAGCACATCA actGCCAGTTATGAAGCCAAAGTCAAAGCATTAGAAGAGAAAAATAGTAATTTACAGTCCAAGGTTGACACACTTAGTGCAGAATCatcaaat GTGTCAACTTCAGACTCAAGGGTGACAGAACTAGAAGAAAGCAATAAAAAATTAGAGACTCAAGTCCAAGAGTATTTAAATGTTCTAGCTACAACA GAGTCTAAGTTACAGCAGTTGGAGAACAGTGTCGAGGGTGAGGAGAAAAAGTGGCATGACAAGCTACAGTCTGTACAAATAGATTTAGAACAG GCAAAACAGGAGGTTTCATCATTACAGGAGGAGTTACAGAAATCACAAGCCAACACAGAG GCACTAAGTGAATTGGAGTTTGCTTATCGATGTCTAGAGAAAAGTTTGACGCAAATAACTGATGAG ATGAAAGAGAAAGTTTTAAGTCTAGAGGGCCAGTTGAAAATATCTGAAGACAAGTGTTCACAGTTGCAGAGTCAAGTTGAAGAG AGTGAAGAGAAAGCAAGTAAGCTTCAGGAGTCTGCGAAATCCACAAGTAATGAAGATGATTTACTAAAG